A stretch of the Hydra vulgaris chromosome 09, alternate assembly HydraT2T_AEP genome encodes the following:
- the LOC100213359 gene encoding calcineurin subunit B type 1 isoform X2 yields MGQDYSIPSDMITHFDADEIKRLGKRFRKLDVDNSGTLSIEEFMSLPELQQNPLVQRVIEIFDTDGNKEIDFKEFIEGVSQFSVKGDKTNKLKFAFKIYDINQDGYISNGELFTVLKMMVGNNLKEVQLQQIVDKTMIQFDLDKDGKISFDEFALVVGNMDLDKKMVVDV; encoded by the exons ATG ggcCAAGATTACTCTATTCCATCTGATATGATAACTCATT TTGATGCTGATGAAATTAAACGACTGGGGAAACGTTTTCGAAAATTAGATGTTGATAATTCTGGAACTTTATCAATTGAAGAGTTTATGTCATTACCTGAACTACAACAAAATCCTTTAGTACAACGtgttattgaaatttttgatactGATGGCAATAAAGAGATTGATTTTAAAG aGTTTATTGAGGGAGTTTCACAGTTTAGTGTTAAAGGTGATAAGACTAATAAACTAAAGT TTGCCTTTAAAATTTATGACATTAATCAAGATGGTTATATATCCAATGGTGAACTTTTTACTGTTCTAAAAATGATGGTTGGAAACAATTTGAAAGAAGTACAACTTCAACAAATTGTTGACAAAACAATGATACAGTTTGATTTAGACAAAGATGGTAAAATCAGTTTCGATGAGTTTGCTCTT gttgtTGGAAACATGGATCTTGATAAGAAAATGGTAGTCGATGTTTAG